A stretch of the Orcinus orca chromosome 1, mOrcOrc1.1, whole genome shotgun sequence genome encodes the following:
- the LOC101288675 gene encoding Golgi associated RAB2 interactor protein 4-like, which produces MSGDSLLPYHMAQSSTGVGLFNTTMGKLQQQLRKGEYHIFKDAPVFESDFIQITKRGDLIDVHNCVCTVTVGITSSSPVLPLPDTMLLARWATGCEEHAEHSQAAKGKSHEAAKTLELTRLLPLTLVSISTHNREKQQLRVKFATGRSWYLQLCAPLDAQEDLFTSWEELIYLLRPPVEGLSCTYAVPAWDMIGLPVFEEEDDGRSPAVEDFQGKWDQDHVSICSLHSCSELAGATSAAFAGGEGIQLDSHKPDTMPDVATAKAKPTVLDKASASRATTKVETAGVAGGTAAGALSVAVIKSPAPEEQSTATAATASNGLGGSKTSIATGGTARTSLRSRKTVLSSGYASSTSTSLSPEAGVTVVGAEPTSKTAEGRADEEDEGTLISTLPQEGKVSEQDGSSQRVSQARKGRRERREHWGEDRALTSRSLCSSVESHHKAAGNKTIQKAAGPCSGGRRATRDDQKDKGHGSPGGSKQGTAHKGISRAPITNESRTSHKSGRSLSTASSGPTTERLSRISSFFRNVRASLTTKTVASSRDKYVSILAKPVEGTRMEAVVETAESGQGLEITGGVTSDTMEPVTAEAHQ; this is translated from the exons ATGAGTGGGGACTCTCTGCTCCCGTatcacatggcccagagcagcaccGGGGTGGGCCTGTTCAACACCACCATGGGGAAGCTGCAGCAGCAACTGCGCAAGGGCGAATACCACATATTCAAGGACGCACCGGTATTCGAGAGCGACTTTATCCAGATCACGAAGAGGGGAGACCTGATTGACGTGCACAACTGTGTCTGCACGGTGACCGTGGGCATCACATCCAGCAGCCCCGTCCTCCCACTCCCAGACACCATGCTGCTGGCCCGATGGGCCACCGGCTGTGAAGAGCACGCTGAGCACAGCCAGGCCGCCAAGGGCAAGAGCCACGAGGCTGCAAAGACCTTAGAGCTCACCAGGCTCCTTCCCTTGACGCTCGTGAGCATCTCCACTCACAATCGCGAGAAACAACAGCTGCGCGTGAAGTTTGCCACTGGCCGCTCCTGGTACCTACAGCTGTGTGCCCCTCTGGACGCACAGGAAGACCTCTTCACCTCTTGGGAAGAGCTGATTTACCTCCTGCGACCACCAGTGGAGGGTCTCAGCTGCACCTACGCCGTTCCAGCCTGGGACATGATCGGCCTGCCTGTGTTCGAGGAGGAGGACGACGGCAGGAGCCCAGCAGTGGAGGATTTCCAAGGAAAGTGGGATCAGGACCACGTGAGCATCTGCAGCCTCCACTCGTGCTCTGAGCTGGCCGGGGCCACGTCCGCAGCTTTTGCTGGTGGGGAGGGGATCCAACTGGACTCCCACAAGCCCGATACCATGCCCGATGTGGCCACTGCAAAAGCAAAACCTACAGTGCTTGACAAAGCGTCAGCATCGCGGGCAACAACAAAGGTGGAGACAGCGGGGGTGGCAGGAGGCACCGCAGCGGGTGCTTTGAGCGTGGCAGTGATCAAGTCTCCTGCCCCTGAAGAGCAGAGCACGGCCACAGCAGCCACAGCCAGCAACGGTCTAGGAGGAAGCAAAACCAGCATAGCCACTGGGGGCACTGCCAGAACATCCCTGAGGAGCAGGAAAACGGTGCT CTCTTCAGGGTATGCTTCCAGCACGTCCACCAGCCTCTCCCCAGAGGCCGGCGTGACTGTGGTCGGAGCAGAACCCACCAGCAAGACTGCTGAAGGAAGAGCCGACGAGGAGGACGAGGGGACCCTCATCTCAACCTTGCCACAGGAAGGCAAAGTGAGTGAACAGGATGGCAGCTCACAGAGGGTGTCCCAGGCCcgcaagggaagaagggagagaagggagcacTGGGGAGAGGACAGAGCTCTTACGAGCCGCTCGCTCTGCAGTTCAGTGGAAAGCCACCACAAGGCAGCGGGGAACAAGACCATCCAGAAAGCAGCTGGCCCGTGCTCAGGCGGCCGCAGAGCCACTAGAGATGACCAAAAGGACAAAGGCCACGGCAGCCCGGGGGGCAGCAAGCAGGGCACTGCTCACAAAGGCATCAGCCGTGCTCCCATCACCAACGAGTCCAGGACCTCGCACAAATCGGGCAGGAGCTTATCTACAGCGAGTTCAGGTCCCACCACCGAGAGACTCAGCAGGATCAGCTCTTTCTTCAGGAACGTCAGAGCCAGTCTCACTACAAAGACAGTGGCCTCCTCACGCGATAAATATGTGAGCATCCTGGCGAAGCCAGTGGAAGGGACCCGAATGGAGGCCGTCGTAGAGACAGCAGAGAgtggccaggggctggagatCACTGGAGGTGTGACATCTGACACCATGGAGCCAGTGACCGCTGAAGCCCATCAATAG